In one Shewanella loihica PV-4 genomic region, the following are encoded:
- a CDS encoding hybrid sensor histidine kinase/response regulator, translating into MWRHYRDKIAQGIVYKLNLATLVCALIISGFIALYYYEEMTERTQYQVDYEIAQVSVSLRLALEASTDFSNMRRVVNGLAAQGSIKRLVLFDPREQQIVADNLGQYLGSPLSTSLAPELAEMVRLVSDKQSSKEVWRQGSIVHQVQQVYLISPELQRLRAYVLYVRYDAKEIEAYSLEELIHYVSFLLLGFAILLTVNLYVQHRVLLDPIRRIRRQIEAFGGQKTIRLDSDDEFGVLVNSYNEAVSARNQKQLELQKSRRYIDNITNVIPIQLAYVDAQSRYRFINQHYLQWLGKTEEDVLDQTVEAVQPADVYQLIKPYQQGVLAGNKQVFEAETIDADQAPRFFHITYVPDVGDDGQVEGYFICVEDLTRMKLNERKIETYAQEMEFSNWALSEAREKAEVAAKTKEDFLACMSHEIRTPMNGVIGILGLLGETQLSPMQKRYVDVASASADSLLSLLNDILDFSKIESGKFEIEAIEFDLVELLDLFVQSVSLKLEERHLPLFVDITQLQYRYVVGDPSRLRQILVNLVGNAIKFTEEGWIALRLSNRLSESGEVLLSCEVEDTGIGIAKEKLAMLFNPFIQVDSSTTRMFGGTGLGLSIAKRLCELMQGEIKVRSQQEVGSIFSFTLTQQLADSDKMIDWRAGLSPERVTLMGQLGAFERMLGELLTSWGARVSYLEEEDAILETDVIIYSFAPRREAFVEELNAWRELVGQHADRPNTRVLPLLSYWQQTEFEKQDARVPHLGRPLNIRQLIRALSDRADEEMIEPVIEPIVEPSMPDKPKVLLVEDNKVNQMVALGMLHQLGVQADVASNGREALALLSALQGNPYQLILMDCLMPEMDGFQATAAIREGQGGSQFCALPIIALTANAMKGDREHCIRAGMDDYLTKPLVLSVLKECLYRWFSLSQQNYEAALGHDPDVETLPTPIEAESQLFDRDSALALMSGDEALLDEVLQVFVEEMQDHRKAFIEGIAAADCTAIRSSVHAIKGAASNLSMTALVELARQLEADARRGDLQAVLAGREAFLELLEDTLACCH; encoded by the coding sequence ATGTGGCGTCACTATCGGGACAAGATTGCCCAGGGCATAGTCTATAAGCTGAATCTGGCCACCTTAGTGTGCGCCCTGATCATCTCAGGCTTTATCGCCCTCTATTACTATGAAGAGATGACCGAGCGCACCCAGTATCAGGTCGACTATGAGATCGCCCAAGTGTCTGTGTCGCTGCGACTCGCCCTAGAGGCCAGCACAGACTTCAGCAACATGCGCAGGGTGGTCAACGGCCTGGCGGCTCAGGGGAGCATCAAGCGTCTGGTGCTGTTCGATCCCCGCGAGCAACAGATAGTGGCCGATAACCTGGGGCAGTATCTCGGCAGTCCGCTGTCGACCAGCCTGGCCCCGGAACTGGCGGAGATGGTCAGGCTGGTCAGCGATAAACAGAGTTCCAAGGAGGTCTGGCGCCAGGGCAGCATAGTGCATCAGGTGCAGCAGGTGTATCTGATCTCTCCCGAGTTGCAGCGCCTTCGGGCCTATGTGCTCTATGTCAGGTACGATGCCAAGGAGATCGAGGCCTATAGTCTCGAGGAGCTGATCCACTATGTGAGCTTCCTGCTGCTGGGTTTTGCCATACTGCTCACGGTCAACCTCTATGTGCAGCACAGAGTGCTGCTGGATCCCATTCGCCGTATCCGGCGTCAGATAGAGGCCTTCGGCGGTCAGAAGACCATACGCCTGGACAGCGACGATGAGTTCGGCGTGCTGGTTAACAGCTACAACGAGGCGGTCAGCGCCCGTAATCAGAAGCAGCTCGAGCTGCAAAAATCGCGGCGCTATATCGACAACATCACCAACGTGATCCCGATTCAGCTGGCCTATGTGGACGCCCAGAGCCGCTATCGTTTCATCAACCAACACTATCTGCAGTGGCTCGGCAAGACCGAAGAGGATGTGCTGGATCAGACGGTGGAGGCGGTCCAGCCCGCGGATGTCTACCAGCTGATAAAACCCTATCAGCAAGGTGTGCTGGCGGGCAATAAGCAGGTGTTTGAGGCGGAGACCATAGATGCGGATCAGGCTCCCAGATTCTTCCATATCACCTATGTGCCGGACGTGGGTGACGATGGTCAGGTGGAGGGCTATTTCATCTGTGTCGAAGACCTGACCCGGATGAAGCTCAACGAGCGCAAGATAGAAACCTACGCCCAGGAGATGGAGTTTAGTAACTGGGCGCTGTCGGAGGCGCGAGAGAAGGCCGAGGTCGCCGCCAAGACCAAGGAGGATTTTCTCGCCTGCATGAGTCATGAGATCCGCACCCCGATGAACGGTGTCATAGGCATTCTGGGGCTGCTGGGGGAGACCCAGCTGTCGCCGATGCAGAAGCGTTATGTAGACGTGGCCTCGGCCAGCGCCGATTCCCTGCTGTCGCTGCTCAACGATATTCTGGATTTCTCTAAGATAGAGTCGGGCAAGTTCGAGATTGAGGCGATCGAGTTTGACCTGGTGGAGCTGTTGGATCTCTTCGTGCAGTCCGTGTCCCTCAAGCTGGAGGAGCGTCACCTGCCGCTGTTTGTGGATATCACCCAGTTGCAGTATCGCTACGTGGTCGGCGACCCCAGTCGCCTGCGTCAGATCCTGGTGAATCTGGTAGGCAATGCCATCAAGTTTACCGAGGAGGGCTGGATCGCCTTGCGACTCTCGAACCGCCTGAGCGAGTCGGGCGAGGTGCTGCTCTCCTGCGAGGTGGAAGATACCGGCATAGGCATAGCCAAAGAGAAACTGGCCATGTTGTTTAACCCCTTCATACAGGTCGATAGCTCCACCACCCGCATGTTTGGCGGCACCGGGCTGGGGCTCTCCATCGCCAAACGCCTGTGCGAGCTGATGCAGGGAGAGATCAAGGTCAGGAGTCAGCAGGAGGTGGGCAGCATCTTCAGCTTTACCCTGACTCAGCAGCTGGCCGACAGCGACAAGATGATAGATTGGCGCGCTGGTCTGTCGCCCGAGCGGGTGACCCTCATGGGGCAGCTGGGCGCCTTCGAGCGCATGCTGGGCGAGCTGCTTACTAGCTGGGGTGCCAGGGTGAGCTACCTGGAAGAGGAGGATGCCATCCTCGAGACGGATGTGATCATCTACAGCTTCGCCCCTCGACGGGAGGCCTTTGTCGAGGAGTTAAATGCCTGGCGTGAACTGGTGGGGCAGCATGCAGATCGCCCAAATACCAGAGTCCTGCCGCTGCTCTCCTATTGGCAGCAGACAGAATTCGAGAAACAGGATGCCAGGGTGCCACACCTGGGCAGACCCCTGAATATCCGCCAGCTGATCCGCGCCCTGTCTGATCGCGCCGATGAGGAGATGATCGAGCCTGTCATAGAGCCGATAGTGGAACCCAGCATGCCGGACAAGCCCAAGGTATTGCTGGTGGAAGATAACAAGGTCAACCAGATGGTGGCCCTCGGCATGCTTCACCAGCTGGGAGTGCAGGCCGATGTCGCCAGCAATGGCCGTGAGGCGCTGGCGCTGCTGTCGGCGCTGCAGGGGAACCCCTATCAGCTGATCCTGATGGATTGCCTGATGCCCGAGATGGATGGCTTTCAGGCGACGGCGGCGATTCGCGAGGGGCAGGGGGGCAGCCAGTTCTGCGCCCTGCCCATCATCGCCCTGACGGCCAATGCCATGAAGGGCGACAGGGAGCACTGCATACGCGCGGGGATGGACGACTACCTGACCAAGCCGCTGGTGCTTAGCGTCCTGAAGGAGTGCCTCTATCGCTGGTTCTCTCTGAGTCAGCAAAATTATGAGGCGGCCCTGGGCCATGACCCGGATGTTGAGACATTGCCCACGCCGATCGAAGCCGAGAGTCAGCTGTTCGATCGCGACAGCGCCCTGGCGCTAATGTCAGGGGATGAGGCGCTGCTGGATGAGGTGTTGCAGGTGTTTGTCGAGGAGATGCAGGATCACAGAAAGGCCTTTATCGAGGGGATAGCGGCCGCCGATTGCACTGCTATTCGCTCCAGCGTCCACGCCATCAAGGGCGCCGCCAGTAATCTCAGCATGACGGCGCTGGTGGAGCTTGCCCGCCAGCTGGAGGCCGATGCCCGCCGCGGTGATCTGCAGGCGGTGCTCGCCGGTCGCGAGGCCTTTCTCGAGCTGCTCGAGGATACCCTGGCCTGCTGTCACTGA
- a CDS encoding ABC transporter substrate-binding protein, giving the protein MIKGIISGLLLSLLALFLLGCGPKKVEEPITIAMNPWPGYELLYLAKQKGFFQQVGANIELVQVSTLSDAQRAYLTGYVDGFASTMIEAIQVAPLGGKPIKIVLLADYSDGGDVIIAPDAFENMQALRGETIGCEVSSLGIFVLERALRQHKMNIDDVKVINVEQGAAASALAIGKIAAMVTYPPYSVEIQSSGAYRQLFSTKEIPEEVLDTLSISSSVLAEHPQLVEQIRRAWQLAMDYMQQDPEEAMAIMAKREGLQVADFKGALADLKLLSGEDQRKLFAQNDKLIQLGYSVCETLVKIEAIESDCRHVDNLFYRAP; this is encoded by the coding sequence ATGATTAAGGGAATCATTTCTGGACTATTGCTGTCGCTACTCGCCCTATTTCTGCTCGGCTGCGGGCCGAAGAAGGTCGAAGAACCTATTACCATCGCCATGAACCCCTGGCCCGGCTACGAACTCCTCTATCTGGCCAAGCAGAAGGGGTTCTTTCAGCAGGTGGGCGCCAATATCGAGCTGGTGCAGGTGTCGACCCTCTCCGATGCCCAGCGCGCCTACTTAACCGGCTATGTGGATGGCTTCGCCAGTACCATGATAGAGGCGATTCAGGTGGCACCTCTGGGGGGCAAGCCGATTAAGATCGTCTTGCTGGCGGACTACTCTGACGGTGGCGACGTGATTATCGCGCCCGACGCGTTCGAGAATATGCAGGCGCTTAGGGGCGAGACCATAGGCTGCGAGGTCAGCTCCTTAGGGATCTTCGTGCTGGAGCGGGCCCTCAGACAGCACAAGATGAACATAGACGACGTGAAGGTGATCAATGTGGAGCAGGGGGCGGCGGCGAGCGCTCTGGCCATAGGCAAGATTGCCGCCATGGTGACCTATCCGCCCTATTCGGTGGAGATACAATCCAGCGGCGCCTATCGTCAGCTGTTCTCCACCAAGGAGATCCCAGAGGAGGTGTTAGATACCCTGTCTATCTCCTCCAGCGTCCTGGCCGAGCATCCACAACTGGTGGAGCAGATCCGCCGGGCCTGGCAGCTGGCGATGGACTATATGCAGCAGGATCCCGAGGAGGCGATGGCCATCATGGCCAAGCGTGAAGGGCTTCAGGTAGCCGACTTCAAGGGCGCGCTGGCGGATCTCAAGCTGCTGAGTGGCGAGGATCAACGCAAGCTGTTTGCCCAGAACGACAAGCTGATTCAGCTGGGCTACAGCGTCTGTGAGACCCTGGTCAAGATAGAGGCGATCGAGTCCGATTGCCGTCATGTCGACAACCTCTTCTATCGGGCGCCTTAG
- a CDS encoding diguanylate cyclase, producing the protein MEEQSVVLVVDDVKTNVLIMRQCLKEMFQVWTADSGEECLRVAKQKPDIILLDVLMPGMDGYQVCRQLKADPETAEIPIIFVTAKDSDDDEQKGLEIGAVDYITKPIRPAIVRARVSTHIQLKQHSDKLKFMALHDQLTGLYNRHFLAERAAQSLSAMVRHQQELSIVMLDLDHFKKINDFNGHHIGDLVLQAVAKLLQDCFRKEDVVARMGGEEFVILMECGLDIAREKTEDVRQQLARLNPMGLEVTGSFGVVTANPQNAELSHLLVLADEAVYKAKADGRNCVVCYQDGAYLTVEHD; encoded by the coding sequence ATGGAAGAACAATCTGTAGTGCTGGTGGTTGATGATGTGAAGACCAATGTGCTGATCATGAGGCAGTGTCTGAAGGAGATGTTTCAGGTTTGGACCGCCGATAGCGGCGAGGAGTGCCTCAGGGTCGCCAAGCAGAAACCCGACATCATCTTGCTGGATGTGCTGATGCCCGGCATGGACGGCTATCAGGTGTGTCGTCAGCTGAAGGCCGACCCCGAGACCGCCGAGATCCCCATCATCTTCGTGACCGCCAAAGACTCGGACGATGACGAGCAGAAGGGGCTGGAGATAGGCGCGGTGGACTATATCACCAAGCCGATCCGTCCGGCGATTGTGCGCGCCCGGGTCAGTACCCATATCCAACTCAAGCAGCATAGCGACAAGCTTAAATTCATGGCGCTGCACGACCAGCTCACCGGCCTCTACAACCGTCACTTCCTCGCCGAGCGCGCCGCCCAGAGTCTCTCCGCCATGGTGCGGCACCAGCAGGAGCTCTCCATCGTGATGCTGGATTTGGATCACTTCAAGAAGATCAACGACTTCAATGGCCACCATATCGGCGATCTCGTGCTGCAGGCGGTGGCCAAGCTGTTGCAGGACTGCTTTCGCAAGGAAGATGTGGTGGCGCGAATGGGGGGCGAGGAGTTTGTCATCCTGATGGAGTGCGGCCTGGATATTGCCAGAGAGAAGACAGAGGATGTGCGTCAGCAACTGGCACGCCTCAACCCCATGGGGCTGGAGGTGACCGGCAGCTTCGGCGTGGTGACTGCCAATCCCCAGAACGCCGAGCTCTCTCACCTCTTGGTATTGGCAGACGAGGCCGTGTACAAGGCTAAGGCCGATGGGCGCAACTGTGTGGTCTGTTATCAGGATGGCGCCTATCTGACGGTAGAACATGATTAA
- a CDS encoding porin family protein: MKKSAIVVATLLALSAGAANADVLNGFTGKVEAEHTTQDKSTNLEARIGYDFNFGAVSVIPFASVETQYEDKRFNEGSFGGGLRVQTNFDNFYAYAEGRAMRKDRIKVYGAAPMDITGNGAEVIVDSTVKEYRAEVGTGYQFDSGLFAGVEASYTRDRFEGVNSNTRNVFAVAGYEFIDNLAAYVKVGREDSGELAVPYANDTTKWETKSVIGLTYRF; encoded by the coding sequence ATGAAAAAGTCAGCTATTGTTGTTGCTACATTACTTGCGTTATCTGCCGGTGCGGCTAACGCCGACGTGCTAAACGGCTTTACCGGTAAGGTAGAGGCTGAGCACACCACTCAAGACAAGTCGACTAACCTGGAAGCCAGAATTGGCTATGATTTCAACTTCGGCGCCGTGTCTGTGATCCCGTTTGCGTCAGTTGAGACCCAATATGAAGACAAGCGTTTCAACGAAGGTTCTTTTGGCGGTGGTCTGCGTGTACAGACTAATTTCGATAACTTCTATGCCTATGCCGAAGGCCGTGCGATGCGCAAAGACCGCATCAAGGTCTATGGTGCAGCGCCTATGGATATCACAGGCAATGGTGCCGAAGTGATAGTTGACTCGACTGTTAAAGAGTACCGCGCCGAGGTGGGTACAGGTTACCAGTTCGATAGCGGCTTATTCGCCGGTGTCGAGGCGTCATACACACGTGATCGTTTCGAAGGTGTTAACTCAAATACCCGCAACGTATTCGCCGTTGCCGGCTATGAGTTCATCGACAACCTGGCTGCCTATGTCAAGGTGGGCCGTGAAGATTCAGGCGAGCTGGCCGTGCCTTATGCCAATGACACGACTAAGTGGGAAACCAAGTCGGTTATCGGCTTAACCTACCGCTTCTAA
- a CDS encoding BamA/TamA family outer membrane protein, translating to MATPSYPRLIALSLSLLAGASQAGFTDQFKDPTDGRVDASQWILNNAHGFMPVPILITEPAVGVGGGAALLFFHESESQRQKRLEDPLAVAEIPPSVTGVVAAGTNNGTKLGGLFHSGNWLEDRVRYLGGIFAADLRLNAYTGIDAPAMGFSLQGWHLFQDIDVRLGQSNFFLGGEYSYTRSEAEFDLGGEHPLNQESAMVDSDGALGVKLTYDSTDNHFSPRSGIKARLKSTQHDKRLGGDFDYRTDSAFLHAYHRLSAKWGVNMRLDAKSLSGDAPFYALPYLDMRGMPAMRYQGDDTALGEVEVSYDLDDRWTLLGFAGAGKAMMADERFADSPWLKTQGVGFRYLMARQLGLRTGMDIAKGPEEWTLYLQVGGAW from the coding sequence ATGGCAACCCCCAGCTACCCCCGCCTTATAGCACTCAGCCTGAGCCTACTAGCTGGTGCCAGTCAGGCAGGTTTCACCGATCAGTTTAAGGATCCCACCGATGGCCGTGTCGATGCCAGTCAGTGGATCCTCAATAACGCCCACGGCTTCATGCCTGTGCCGATCCTGATCACCGAGCCTGCGGTAGGGGTGGGCGGCGGCGCCGCCCTGCTGTTCTTCCATGAGTCTGAGTCGCAACGGCAGAAGCGACTCGAAGACCCCTTGGCCGTGGCCGAGATCCCGCCGAGCGTCACAGGTGTGGTGGCCGCCGGCACCAATAATGGAACCAAGCTGGGTGGCCTGTTTCATTCGGGTAACTGGCTGGAAGACAGGGTGCGATATCTGGGCGGCATCTTTGCCGCCGATCTCAGGCTCAATGCCTACACGGGTATCGACGCCCCGGCCATGGGTTTCTCGCTGCAAGGCTGGCACCTGTTTCAAGATATCGATGTGCGCCTGGGACAGAGCAATTTCTTCCTCGGCGGCGAATACAGCTATACCCGCTCCGAGGCCGAGTTCGACCTGGGCGGCGAGCATCCGCTCAATCAGGAGAGTGCCATGGTCGATAGCGATGGCGCCCTGGGGGTCAAGCTCACCTACGACAGCACTGACAACCATTTCTCGCCCCGCAGCGGTATCAAGGCGCGGCTGAAGAGTACCCAGCACGACAAACGACTCGGCGGCGACTTCGACTATCGCACCGACAGCGCCTTCCTGCATGCCTATCACAGACTAAGTGCCAAGTGGGGCGTCAACATGCGTCTGGATGCCAAGTCGCTCTCGGGCGATGCCCCCTTCTACGCTTTGCCTTACCTGGACATGCGCGGCATGCCGGCGATGCGTTATCAGGGGGATGATACCGCCCTGGGAGAGGTCGAGGTGAGTTATGACCTCGACGATCGCTGGACCCTGCTGGGCTTTGCCGGCGCCGGTAAGGCGATGATGGCAGACGAGCGTTTTGCCGATAGCCCCTGGCTCAAGACCCAGGGGGTGGGCTTTCGTTACCTGATGGCGCGCCAGCTCGGGCTGCGCACCGGGATGGATATCGCCAAGGGGCCAGAGGAATGGACCCTGTATTTACAGGTCGGTGGGGCCTGGTAA
- a CDS encoding PACE efflux transporter yields MQHKTRFDRIRYLVGFELGAMVLAVPLGAWLTSVDSRALLALAIGMSLIAAAWNYGYNLLFDRAMLYFKSTMVKSMADRVWHSLLFELGLLFISVPIMAAYLSISLWQAFWLDIGFVVFYLVFNYCYTYLYEKFFYASRG; encoded by the coding sequence ATGCAACATAAGACGAGATTCGATCGCATCAGGTATCTAGTTGGGTTCGAGCTGGGGGCCATGGTGTTAGCCGTGCCCCTGGGCGCCTGGCTGACCTCGGTCGATTCTCGTGCCTTGTTGGCCCTGGCCATAGGCATGTCGCTGATTGCCGCGGCCTGGAACTATGGCTATAACCTGCTGTTCGACAGAGCCATGCTCTACTTCAAGTCGACCATGGTGAAATCCATGGCAGACAGAGTCTGGCACAGCCTGTTGTTTGAGTTGGGGCTGCTGTTTATCTCTGTGCCTATCATGGCGGCCTATCTGTCCATCTCACTATGGCAGGCCTTCTGGCTGGATATCGGCTTCGTGGTCTTCTACCTGGTTTTCAACTACTGCTACACCTACCTCTACGAGAAATTTTTCTACGCGTCGCGGGGCTAA
- a CDS encoding efflux RND transporter permease subunit: MADFFINRPKFAIVLSIVLTLAGLLSLARMPVSQFPSIVPPSIEVFAVFPGADHNTIRNTVASVIEQEINGVEDMIYIESKSNNDNTYLAYVTFAIGTDPDKAQVLVQNRVNKAMAKLPEEVKRQGVTVEKVANSILMTVNTYSPNGSHDNLYLSNYASLNIKDALLRVKGVGKVQVIGEQNYSMRVWLNPEKMAAKAITANDVAAAISAQNTTVAAGKLGERPSSGNQVFQYTIQTKGRLVDVEEFENIILRADNQAGFITLKDVARVELAAEQYSAMATYGKNESPILAIYQAPGANALEVAEGVRAEMERLSQRFPADMEHVISYDSTTFIEVSMDEVFETLYIAIGLVVVVTFLFLQSWRATLIPSIAIPVSLIGTFVVMAAMGIDINTISMFGLILAIGVVVDAAIVVIENVERLMSEEHLDSKAATSKAMKEVTAPLIASALVLLAVFGPVSFAPGLVGQMYQQFGVTISVSTVISTVVALTLTPALCAALMRHEAPKTRGPLAWFNQFINRLTNGYVSSVGFFGKRLMLSGVLLALLMGAIMLLGDNMPKGFIPAEDQGSFMVDMNLPEASALDRTDKMVDEMISEVSALEGVKHVVAAKGYSLLKGASSSNSGMMIVVLDDWSERQTAETSEFALVAQVQAIIDQNKDVTGMAFSMPAIPGLGNAGGLTLQVEDLSGRSVEQMAPALDGYLAALNDADEIAMAFTTYSANVPQLYLDVDRAKAMALGVDLNEVNSTLSAMMGNMYVNDFTKFGKNYQVNLQAEQSYRSQEKDLEQIYVRALSGEMVKLSSFATYKPLVGSDNTARYNLYNTAQVIAIPADGYSSGEAIAAMEQIADTSLPQGYAYEWTGMTYQELQAGDSAPILFALALLFTYLFLVAQYESWMIPLAIILCVPTALFGALGFTALAGGSINLYTQVGLVLLIGMASRNAILIVEFAKVLREEKGLSIMDAAKQAIALRLRAVLMTAFSFILGVVPLVIASGAGSASRNALGIASFGGMLIATVIGCLLVPICFIALQRLRELRRSPEATEVTV; the protein is encoded by the coding sequence GGACATGATCTATATCGAGTCCAAGTCGAACAACGATAACACCTACCTGGCCTATGTGACCTTTGCCATTGGCACAGATCCCGACAAGGCCCAGGTGCTGGTGCAGAACCGGGTCAACAAGGCGATGGCCAAGTTGCCCGAAGAGGTTAAGCGTCAGGGGGTGACGGTCGAGAAGGTGGCAAACTCCATCTTGATGACGGTCAACACCTACTCGCCCAACGGCAGCCATGACAACCTCTACCTGTCTAACTATGCCTCGCTCAACATCAAAGACGCCCTGCTGAGGGTGAAAGGTGTGGGCAAGGTGCAGGTGATCGGTGAGCAGAACTACTCGATGCGCGTCTGGCTCAACCCAGAGAAGATGGCCGCCAAGGCGATCACCGCCAACGATGTGGCCGCAGCCATCAGCGCACAAAACACCACGGTTGCCGCCGGTAAGCTGGGCGAGCGTCCTTCATCCGGTAATCAGGTATTCCAATACACGATTCAGACCAAGGGCCGCCTGGTGGATGTCGAGGAGTTTGAAAACATCATACTGCGTGCCGACAACCAGGCCGGTTTCATCACACTGAAAGACGTGGCCCGTGTCGAGCTGGCGGCGGAGCAATACTCTGCCATGGCTACCTACGGCAAGAATGAGAGCCCTATCCTGGCCATCTACCAGGCGCCGGGTGCCAACGCCCTCGAGGTTGCCGAAGGGGTGCGTGCCGAGATGGAGCGTCTCAGTCAGCGTTTCCCTGCCGATATGGAGCATGTGATCAGCTACGACTCCACCACCTTTATCGAGGTGTCTATGGATGAGGTGTTCGAGACCCTCTATATCGCCATCGGCCTGGTAGTTGTCGTGACCTTCCTCTTCCTGCAGAGCTGGCGTGCGACCCTGATCCCCTCGATCGCCATTCCCGTGTCGCTCATCGGCACCTTCGTGGTGATGGCGGCCATGGGGATAGATATCAACACCATCTCCATGTTCGGCCTGATCTTGGCTATCGGTGTGGTGGTGGATGCGGCCATCGTGGTAATCGAAAACGTCGAACGCCTGATGAGCGAGGAGCATCTCGATAGCAAGGCGGCGACCTCCAAGGCGATGAAAGAGGTGACAGCCCCCCTAATTGCCTCGGCATTGGTGCTGCTGGCGGTATTCGGTCCAGTCTCCTTCGCCCCTGGCCTAGTAGGCCAGATGTATCAACAGTTTGGTGTGACCATCTCGGTATCGACAGTGATCTCGACCGTGGTCGCCCTCACCCTGACGCCAGCCCTGTGCGCCGCACTGATGCGCCACGAGGCGCCTAAGACACGTGGCCCATTGGCCTGGTTCAACCAATTCATCAACAGACTGACCAATGGTTATGTCTCGTCGGTAGGCTTCTTCGGTAAGCGTCTGATGCTTTCGGGTGTGCTGCTGGCCCTGCTGATGGGCGCCATCATGCTGCTGGGCGACAACATGCCTAAGGGCTTTATCCCTGCGGAAGATCAGGGCTCATTCATGGTGGATATGAATCTACCGGAAGCCTCGGCGCTGGACAGAACCGACAAGATGGTCGATGAGATGATCAGCGAGGTCAGTGCCCTCGAAGGGGTCAAGCATGTGGTGGCCGCCAAGGGTTATAGCCTGCTCAAGGGCGCCTCATCGTCTAACTCTGGCATGATGATCGTGGTGCTGGACGACTGGAGCGAGCGTCAGACGGCAGAAACCTCAGAGTTTGCGCTGGTGGCCCAGGTACAGGCGATTATCGATCAGAACAAAGATGTCACCGGCATGGCGTTTTCTATGCCCGCCATTCCCGGCCTGGGTAATGCCGGCGGTCTGACCCTGCAGGTTGAAGATCTCAGCGGTCGCAGCGTCGAGCAGATGGCGCCCGCGCTGGATGGTTATCTGGCGGCGCTCAACGATGCCGACGAGATCGCCATGGCCTTCACCACCTATAGTGCCAACGTGCCACAGCTCTATCTGGATGTGGACAGAGCCAAGGCGATGGCGCTGGGCGTCGATCTTAACGAGGTCAACAGCACGCTGTCTGCCATGATGGGCAATATGTATGTCAATGATTTCACTAAGTTCGGTAAGAACTATCAGGTAAACCTGCAGGCGGAGCAATCTTACCGCTCGCAAGAGAAAGACCTGGAGCAGATCTATGTACGCGCCCTGTCTGGCGAGATGGTCAAGCTGTCGAGCTTCGCCACCTACAAGCCGCTGGTGGGCTCGGACAACACCGCCCGCTACAACCTGTACAACACGGCGCAGGTGATTGCCATTCCGGCCGACGGTTACAGCTCGGGTGAGGCCATCGCCGCCATGGAGCAGATTGCCGACACCAGCCTGCCACAGGGCTACGCCTACGAGTGGACCGGCATGACCTATCAGGAGCTACAGGCGGGCGATTCGGCGCCTATCCTGTTCGCCCTGGCGCTGCTGTTCACCTACCTCTTCCTGGTGGCGCAGTACGAGAGCTGGATGATCCCACTGGCGATTATCCTCTGTGTACCGACGGCGCTGTTTGGTGCCCTGGGCTTCACCGCCTTGGCGGGTGGCAGTATTAACCTCTACACCCAGGTGGGCCTGGTACTGCTTATCGGTATGGCGAGTCGCAACGCGATTCTGATTGTCGAGTTTGCCAAGGTGCTGCGTGAAGAGAAGGGGCTCTCCATCATGGATGCGGCAAAGCAGGCGATTGCCCTGCGTCTGCGAGCGGTATTGATGACGGCCTTCTCCTTCATCCTGGGGGTAGTGCCTCTGGTTATCGCCTCGGGGGCGGGCTCAGCCAGCCGTAACGCCCTGGGTATTGCCAGCTTCGGCGGCATGTTGATTGCCACAGTGATCGGCTGTCTCCTGGTGCCAATCTGTTTCATCGCACTGCAACGCCTGCGTGAGCTAAGACGCTCACCCGAGGCGACTGAAGTGACGGTTTAA